The Medicago truncatula cultivar Jemalong A17 chromosome 4, MtrunA17r5.0-ANR, whole genome shotgun sequence genome includes a region encoding these proteins:
- the LOC112420812 gene encoding receptor-like protein EIX2 produces MLSSFIPSTLGNLSSLNSLSIGSNNLSGANSKLTFSKLSGLDSLDLSNSNFVFQFYLDWVPPFQLIDLLLSNTNQGPNFPSWIYTQKTLHVLDLSSSGISLVDRDKFSNLIKRIPDKLFLSNNFIAEDISNLTVNGLELRLDHNNYTGGLPNISPRVVMVDFSYNSFSGSIPHSWKNLNELTVMNLWNNSLSGEVPMHLSASKQLQTMNLGENEFSGTIPIMMSQNLVVVILRTNKFEGIIPPQLFNLSYLFHLDLAHNKLSGSLPHCVYNLTQMVTYHVNPWYTSTIDLFTKGQDYVYDINSERRTIDLSANSLFGELPLELFRLVQVQTLNLSHNNFVGTIPKTIGGMINMESLDLSNNKFYGEIPQNMFVLTFLGYLNLSCNNFNGKIPIGTQLQSFNASSYIENPKLCGAPLNNCTKKEENPKTATPSTENEDDDSNKESLYLGMGVGFAVGFWGICGSLFLIRKWRHAYFRFTDKVGDKIYVTLIVKLNMFHRN; encoded by the coding sequence ATGTTAAGTTCTTTCATTCCTTCAACTCTAGGAAACCTCTCATCCTTAAATTCCTTATCTATTGGATCTAATAATTTATCTggtgcaaattcaaaattaactttttccaaACTCTCTGGTTTAGATTCACTAGACTTGAGTAATTCAAATTTtgtattccaattttatttggATTGGGTTCCTCCTTTTCAACTAATTGACCTTTTATTAAGCAATACAAATCAAGGCCCAAACTTTCCATCTTGGATATATACACAAAAAACACTGCATGTTCTCGACTTATCGAGCTCGGGAATTTCATTAGTAGACAGAGATAAGTTCTCAAACCTTATTAAAAGAATACCCGAtaaactttttttgtcaaacaattTCATTGCTGAAGACATATCTAACCTAACAGTTAATGGTTTGGAGTTAAGGTTGGACCACAATAATTATACAGGAGGACTCCCAAACATATCACCAAGGGTTGTTATGGTTGATTTTTCTTACAACTCCTTCTCAGGATCAATTCCACATAGTTGGAAGAACTTGAATGAATTGACAGTCATGAACCTGTGGAATAATAGTTTGTCTGGTGAAGTTCCAATGCACCTCTCTGCTTCGAAACAATTGCAAACCATGAACTTGggagaaaatgaattttctgGAACCATACCAATCATGATGTCACAAAACTTAGTAGTGGTCATATTGAGAACCAATAAATTTGAAGGGATTATTCCGCCACAATTATTCAATCTCTCTTATTTGTTTCACTTAGACCTTGCACATAACAAACTTTCAGGATCTTTACCACACTGCGTGTACAACTTGACTCAAATGGTTACTTATCATGTAAATCCATGGTATACTTCCACAATTGATTTATTTACCAAAGGTCAAGATTATGTGTATGATATCAACTCGGAAAGACGAACTATTGACCTTTCAGCCAATAGCTTGTTTGGGGAACTGCCATTGGAATTGTTTCGGCTTGTTCAAGTTCAAACGTTAAACTTATCTCACAATAATTTTGTTGGAACAATACCAAAGACGATTGGCGGCATGATAAACATGGAATCTCTCGATCTCTCTAATAATAAGTTTTATGGTGAAATTCCTCAAAACATGTTTGTCTTAACCTTTTTGggttatttgaatttatcttgCAATAATTTCAATGGAAAAATCCCAATTGGAACACAACTTCAAAGTTTTAATGCATCGAGTTACATTGAGAATCCTAAACTGTGTGGAGCTCCTCTCAATAATTGTaccaagaaagaagaaaatccCAAAACCGCAACACCATCCACAGAGAATGAAGATGATGACTCTAACAAAGAATCATTGTATCTAGGGATGGGAGTTGGATTTGCGGTAGGTTTCTGGGGGATTTGTGGTTCTTTGTTTCTTATTAGAAAATGGAGGCATGCATACTTTCGGTTTACTGATAAAGTAGGTGACAAGATCTATGTTACTTTGATCGTAAAGTTAAACATGTTTCACAGAAATTGA